The Bacteroides acidifaciens genome includes a region encoding these proteins:
- a CDS encoding WG repeat-containing protein, translating to MNDKLKYIVTSIFLSSLFAVLYTGCKPDSLEINALPFQENEGDNWGLISTNGKIEIPSGSFTRQPSAVVNGMFSLPDEKGYYQLYELKHPTQPTSARRFAQVGHFFEDVTLAQEFPDSPILVIDRKGQSINNIGISLHYDIILAHNFAEGRALFCTRKGKYGYMDTRGNILIPPIYDQAYDFHEGLALTGNTNDKGETSYQLIDLSGNVRIQIQDTPALLDSQPACGLIKYNNCQSGQCCYLSTTGKEGIFLPDSIREAFRFRHNAAIVHTDHGAGLIDREGKLLIAPTYKEGFIVDNDRVCLRTGNEWQLADFEGNSLGDTNKSHERISTFYPSGLAIVRSETQCRWIDRQGKPADNRTYHCIAEDPSALQLVPQIFVRKNTKTKDEENNATNRPEKTGTVSASSSEKNTQPSAGKPHTTCIISSDEWKNIGKQNPFYDEAKKILSGKLAETDAENRQVILNYVEHLRTSYTTKDIDFLTQLFSEEALIIVGKVIRSTPRTDGKYLPQHQVEYNIKSKRTYLERLKVLFKQNKEINLLFSDFKIMRHPTQEGLYGVTLRQKYSSDLYSDDGYLFLLWDFRDETTPLIHVRTWQPRMLDDRTPLPEEEIFNIRNFNLQ from the coding sequence ATGAACGACAAACTGAAGTATATTGTCACTTCTATCTTTCTCTCAAGCCTGTTTGCAGTGTTATATACCGGATGCAAACCGGACAGTTTAGAAATCAACGCACTGCCTTTTCAAGAAAACGAAGGAGACAACTGGGGACTTATCTCCACCAACGGAAAGATTGAAATCCCTTCCGGAAGCTTCACTCGCCAACCGTCAGCAGTGGTCAATGGAATGTTCAGTCTGCCGGACGAAAAAGGATATTATCAACTCTACGAATTAAAACATCCGACACAACCTACCAGTGCAAGACGTTTTGCTCAAGTCGGACATTTTTTTGAAGACGTCACACTGGCACAAGAGTTTCCGGACTCTCCTATCCTCGTCATCGACCGGAAAGGACAAAGTATCAACAATATCGGAATAAGCCTGCATTACGACATCATATTAGCACATAACTTTGCCGAAGGCAGAGCTTTGTTCTGCACCCGAAAAGGGAAGTATGGCTATATGGACACTCGAGGGAACATCCTCATTCCGCCTATATATGACCAAGCGTATGACTTCCACGAAGGCTTGGCACTGACAGGCAACACGAACGACAAGGGTGAGACCAGCTACCAGCTGATCGACCTGTCCGGAAACGTACGTATTCAAATTCAAGATACGCCTGCCCTACTCGACTCACAACCTGCATGCGGACTGATAAAATACAATAACTGCCAAAGCGGGCAATGTTGCTATCTGAGCACCACAGGAAAGGAAGGAATCTTCCTCCCGGACAGCATCCGTGAAGCCTTCCGCTTCCGCCACAACGCTGCCATTGTCCATACCGACCACGGCGCAGGACTCATCGACCGCGAAGGGAAATTACTAATTGCTCCCACATACAAAGAAGGATTCATTGTCGACAACGACCGTGTGTGCTTGCGTACCGGCAACGAATGGCAGCTCGCCGACTTCGAAGGCAACAGCTTAGGAGATACAAACAAGAGCCACGAACGGATATCTACTTTCTATCCATCCGGACTTGCCATCGTCCGTTCCGAAACTCAATGCCGATGGATAGACCGACAAGGAAAGCCTGCCGACAACCGGACATACCACTGTATCGCTGAAGATCCTTCTGCATTGCAACTTGTTCCACAAATCTTCGTCCGAAAAAATACAAAGACAAAAGATGAAGAAAACAATGCTACGAACAGACCGGAAAAGACGGGAACAGTTTCCGCTTCGTCATCGGAAAAAAACACCCAGCCATCTGCAGGAAAACCACACACCACCTGTATCATCAGCAGTGATGAATGGAAGAACATCGGAAAACAAAATCCGTTCTATGACGAAGCGAAGAAAATACTATCCGGAAAACTAGCCGAAACGGATGCGGAAAACAGACAGGTGATTCTCAACTATGTGGAACATCTGCGCACATCGTACACCACCAAGGATATCGACTTCCTGACGCAACTATTCAGCGAAGAAGCACTGATTATCGTCGGCAAGGTCATCCGCAGCACTCCCCGAACAGACGGGAAATACCTGCCGCAACACCAAGTGGAATATAATATTAAGAGCAAACGTACTTATCTGGAACGCCTGAAAGTTTTGTTCAAACAGAACAAGGAAATCAATCTGCTGTTCAGTGACTTTAAAATAATGCGACACCCCACACAAGAGGGGTTGTACGGAGTCACGCTACGCCAGAAATACAGTTCCGACCTCTATTCGGACGACGGCTACCTGTTCCTGCTGTGGGATTTCAGAGATGAAACCACCCCACTGATTCATGTACGCACGTGGCAACCCCGCATGCTAGATGACCGGACACCACTGCCGGAAGAAGAGATTTTCAACATACGTAATTTCAATCTGCAATGA
- a CDS encoding IS4 family transposase — protein MLLETDQIRDPRLLRRLNLICSQMVVHQSAIVNQFSKEHKEKMGAYRFLNNSSVSSDAILSGLIQTCCKNASGRKHLLCIQDTSEINYEAHVERMKKKTVSPGIVGQKQCGTFLHPVLVVDASSHIPIGFSSVKQWNRSPDALSREERNYRYQPIEEKESYRWIESGMAASEQMPRDAVKTIIGDREADIFELFSRIPADNVHLLIRSVHERNCRLDNPDCSVHLNTLMDQAVLRAEYSFEVLPGSGRKKRIACMELRFERVTLCAPVNGPAKGSPPVSLYCIHVKEKSSSTPINESPIEWRLLTTHVVETVEQAIECIGWYRCRWLIEELFRVLKRKGFMIEDAQLETVSALQKLILISLQAALQVMVLKLSFDKEDENLSSEIYFTSKEIELLHIVGKKSEGNTKIQQNPYKKESMAWAAWIIARLGAWSAYKSQSIPGYITFKNGLDRFYTQFELYELIS, from the coding sequence ATGTTATTAGAGACAGATCAAATTCGTGATCCTCGGCTTTTGCGACGTTTAAACTTAATTTGCTCTCAGATGGTTGTCCATCAAAGTGCTATAGTGAATCAATTTAGTAAGGAACATAAAGAAAAGATGGGTGCTTATAGATTTTTGAACAATTCCTCAGTCAGTTCTGATGCTATCTTATCAGGTCTGATACAAACTTGCTGTAAGAATGCTTCCGGTCGTAAGCATTTACTGTGTATTCAAGATACCTCGGAGATAAACTATGAGGCTCATGTTGAGCGAATGAAGAAAAAAACAGTCAGTCCCGGCATTGTCGGTCAAAAGCAATGTGGTACTTTTTTGCATCCAGTCTTGGTAGTGGATGCCTCCAGCCATATTCCTATAGGCTTTTCTTCGGTCAAGCAGTGGAATCGCTCACCGGATGCTTTAAGTCGTGAAGAACGTAATTACAGATATCAGCCTATAGAAGAAAAAGAGTCATATCGTTGGATAGAAAGTGGCATGGCTGCCAGTGAGCAAATGCCCCGGGATGCAGTTAAAACGATTATCGGTGACCGTGAAGCGGACATTTTCGAGCTTTTCAGCCGTATCCCTGCTGATAATGTTCACTTGCTGATCCGTTCTGTTCATGAAAGGAATTGCCGGTTGGATAATCCAGACTGTTCTGTCCATCTGAATACATTAATGGATCAGGCTGTTCTACGGGCAGAGTATAGCTTTGAAGTGCTCCCGGGAAGCGGACGTAAGAAACGGATAGCGTGTATGGAACTTCGCTTTGAAAGAGTCACTTTGTGCGCTCCTGTTAACGGTCCGGCAAAGGGCAGTCCCCCTGTTAGTCTTTATTGCATACATGTTAAAGAAAAATCTTCCAGTACACCGATAAATGAGAGTCCTATTGAATGGAGACTGCTAACTACACATGTGGTGGAGACTGTAGAACAAGCAATTGAATGTATCGGTTGGTATCGTTGTAGATGGCTGATTGAAGAGTTGTTCAGAGTACTCAAAAGAAAGGGATTCATGATTGAGGACGCACAGTTGGAAACAGTTTCGGCATTACAAAAACTAATCTTAATTTCCTTGCAGGCAGCCCTGCAGGTGATGGTACTCAAACTTTCTTTTGATAAAGAAGATGAAAACCTCTCTTCAGAAATCTACTTTACAAGCAAAGAAATAGAATTATTACATATAGTAGGAAAAAAGAGTGAGGGAAATACAAAAATACAGCAAAATCCATATAAAAAAGAATCAATGGCATGGGCGGCATGGATTATTGCAAGGTTAGGAGCATGGAGTGCATACAAGAGCCAGTCCATTCCAGGATATATAACCTTTAAGAATGGACTGGATAGATTTTATACACAGTTTGAATTGTATGAGTTAATCAGCTAA
- a CDS encoding fimbrillin family protein: MKPTIHTIYTACICLLSSMAMVSCGQEETAGSKETERNNVMQFRISHPSQQQTAPASRATETDFETNDRIGLFVCGENEPLQVGGNYVNNASLTYNGTAWTPARPIYWNDGSYDVYAYYPYSSPVLSTDEMEFSVAADQSSTTAPNVAGTNATSTADVLGGYEASDFLWASAKKQTAGNDAVALKFKHCMSKLTVRLIKGEDYDGDELPQDAEVFIHNTVPDATIDLAAGIATKTLYGTEATLKAKAAGNNRYTAIVVPQRITNRRPLVEVVMRGVSYLMESAFVFKPGMHHIVSLTITKNPEQVKIEIGGEIENWETTEES, encoded by the coding sequence ATGAAACCAACGATTCATACCATCTATACGGCTTGCATCTGCCTGCTCTCCAGCATGGCGATGGTAAGCTGCGGACAGGAAGAAACGGCAGGCAGTAAGGAGACAGAACGGAACAACGTGATGCAGTTCCGGATTTCGCATCCTTCACAACAACAAACTGCTCCTGCCAGCCGCGCCACGGAAACAGACTTCGAGACAAACGACCGCATCGGTCTGTTTGTCTGCGGAGAAAATGAACCTCTGCAAGTGGGAGGCAACTACGTGAACAATGCTTCACTGACCTACAACGGAACGGCATGGACTCCCGCCCGCCCTATTTACTGGAACGACGGCAGTTATGACGTGTATGCCTACTACCCCTACTCCTCTCCTGTCCTGTCGACAGATGAAATGGAGTTCAGCGTGGCAGCGGACCAAAGCAGTACAACCGCCCCAAACGTAGCAGGCACAAACGCAACAAGCACAGCCGACGTATTGGGAGGTTATGAAGCCAGCGACTTCCTGTGGGCATCGGCAAAGAAACAGACCGCCGGCAATGATGCCGTGGCACTGAAATTCAAGCATTGCATGAGCAAACTTACCGTACGGCTCATCAAAGGCGAAGACTATGACGGCGACGAACTGCCACAGGATGCCGAAGTGTTTATTCACAACACCGTACCCGATGCTACCATCGACCTTGCCGCAGGGATAGCCACCAAAACACTCTACGGCACGGAAGCCACACTGAAAGCAAAGGCAGCAGGAAACAACAGATACACGGCTATCGTCGTTCCGCAACGAATCACTAACCGCCGTCCGCTGGTGGAGGTAGTGATGAGAGGCGTGTCGTACCTGATGGAAAGTGCTTTCGTTTTTAAGCCGGGGATGCATCATATTGTTTCACTGACTATCACGAAAAATCCAGAACAAGTGAAGATTGAGATTGGTGGAGAAATTGAAAATTGGGAAACAACAGAAGAATCATAA
- a CDS encoding fimbrillin family protein, with translation MRKRWHYYMAFGVASALMLTSCNDNEALEGVSQGQDSRIISLSGEIDQVAVTRVNDNGFCDGDIMGVYVVDYNGNTPGTLATNGNRGTNVPHTFDEAAYKWNSAYDIYWKDDHTHVDIYGYYPYASPTDVNAYAFEVQKDQTRNNGDEMGSYEASDFLWGKAADVAPTDRIIRLPLRHKMSNARITLKEGEGFAEGAWIELEKQVLVLNTKRSSVIDLATGNVTATGEVAKTGTIPFRKDNEFRAIVVPQTVEAGKVLFSITVDGMPYTFKKEEAFTYIAGKMHNFTIQVNKKEASGQYEFKLIDESITAWENDMASHEATAKEYIVIHVEEAGTLKECITAANKDYTKLQNLKITGEINATDFSFMRNEMNKLQSLNLKEVRIKGITEYSNDEIPGNAMKEKKTLMHLLLPDKLKAIDNGAFYGCNSLIGSLYIPEGVNTIGFDAFRGCISLTGSLYLPSTLEAIYDGAFLGCSFTCELSLPSHLKHIGNWSFNSCDNLYGALYLPDKLSYLGEYAFYHCNSLSGSLSIPPTITTIKNSTFSNCGFDGTLTLHNGITVIEGNAFSCCRFKGELILPKELIILERNAFEGCNFSGELKLPSKLEIIHENVFRGNHRISGTLEIPSNVIAIGTNAFSDCTSLEGIIFPKSIENIGNNAFYNCFGIGSIVCQSTIPPYISTGAFDGVPKDNFIVEVPESTVTDYQTAPGWNEFKRIGTHHELICRPAIANALNTRCTRNLILNAEGDWEVTSMPDWCNLSQTNGSKKTELTLTIDEMPKGTTEGRTGEIVFKLKDKYYTTKCTVNQYDYQYGEDEIVTLQKATQGNNGGINLVFLGDGYNAKDIAEGNYLKTIEDQVERFFAIEPYTTYRNYFNVHTAIPVSLESGIGTVNTIRYTKFETTFRGGVGLQCDYDAVFNYALRIPSVTRANLNQTLIVMTPNTTDYGGICKMWSDGSAIAFCPVSSDTYPYDARGIIQHEAGGHGFGKFGDEYIYHNSFITFCDCNRNQCCKHVSEFNGAKANGWYDNLSLTGKMHEVPWSHLIFDERYSDRVDIYEGGFMHSRGVFRSEQTSCMNNNIPYYSTICRESIVKRIKKYAGETYSFEEFVQKDKKDAGAITRAMDAPYAGSRVHTHQYPPRIHKGSPLK, from the coding sequence ATGAGAAAGCGATGGCATTATTATATGGCATTCGGTGTCGCTTCGGCACTGATGCTCACGTCATGCAACGACAACGAGGCGCTGGAAGGCGTTTCGCAGGGACAGGACTCGCGCATCATCTCCCTGTCGGGAGAGATAGACCAAGTGGCTGTGACCCGTGTCAACGACAATGGTTTCTGTGATGGTGACATTATGGGGGTATACGTTGTAGACTATAATGGCAACACACCGGGGACATTGGCAACCAACGGCAATCGGGGAACGAACGTTCCTCATACTTTCGATGAAGCCGCCTATAAATGGAATTCTGCCTACGACATCTATTGGAAGGACGACCACACCCATGTCGACATCTATGGGTATTATCCATATGCCTCGCCAACGGATGTAAACGCATATGCATTTGAAGTACAGAAAGATCAAACGAGAAATAATGGGGATGAAATGGGAAGTTACGAAGCAAGTGACTTCCTTTGGGGAAAGGCAGCGGACGTAGCACCTACGGATAGAATAATCCGGCTGCCATTGCGGCATAAGATGAGTAATGCCCGCATTACCTTGAAAGAGGGCGAGGGATTCGCTGAAGGAGCATGGATAGAACTGGAGAAACAAGTACTGGTTCTGAACACCAAGCGTAGTTCGGTGATTGACCTCGCCACAGGTAATGTGACTGCTACAGGCGAAGTTGCCAAGACAGGGACTATCCCATTCCGCAAAGACAATGAATTCCGCGCCATTGTGGTGCCACAGACTGTAGAAGCAGGAAAAGTGCTTTTCAGTATTACGGTAGATGGAATGCCTTATACGTTTAAGAAGGAAGAAGCATTTACGTACATAGCCGGGAAAATGCATAATTTCACTATTCAGGTGAATAAGAAGGAAGCAAGCGGACAGTATGAGTTTAAACTCATTGATGAATCTATTACGGCATGGGAGAATGATATGGCTTCGCATGAAGCTACCGCAAAAGAGTATATTGTGATTCATGTGGAAGAGGCGGGGACGTTGAAGGAGTGTATCACGGCGGCGAATAAGGATTATACGAAGTTGCAGAATTTGAAGATTACGGGAGAGATTAATGCGACAGATTTCTCTTTCATGAGAAATGAGATGAATAAGTTGCAGTCATTAAATCTAAAGGAGGTGAGAATAAAAGGAATTACAGAATATAGCAATGATGAAATTCCCGGTAATGCAATGAAAGAAAAAAAGACTCTTATGCATTTGCTCTTACCTGATAAACTTAAAGCTATAGATAATGGTGCATTTTACGGTTGTAATTCTTTAATCGGTTCTTTATACATACCCGAAGGAGTTAACACTATTGGTTTTGATGCCTTCAGAGGTTGCATCTCTCTAACCGGATCTTTATATTTACCCTCTACGTTAGAAGCAATATATGATGGTGCTTTCTTGGGATGTTCTTTCACATGCGAACTTTCACTACCCTCTCATTTAAAACATATAGGGAATTGGAGTTTCAATAGTTGTGATAATTTATATGGAGCACTTTATCTACCAGACAAATTGTCCTACTTAGGTGAATATGCATTTTACCATTGCAATTCATTATCCGGTTCTTTATCTATCCCCCCAACTATTACTACAATTAAAAATAGTACATTTAGTAATTGCGGATTCGATGGTACACTGACTTTGCATAATGGAATTACAGTAATCGAAGGTAATGCATTCAGCTGTTGTCGCTTTAAAGGGGAATTAATTTTGCCTAAAGAGTTAATCATTTTAGAAAGAAATGCTTTTGAGGGTTGTAATTTTTCCGGCGAGCTTAAACTTCCCTCAAAATTAGAAATAATTCATGAAAATGTATTTCGGGGAAATCACCGTATCTCGGGAACTTTAGAAATACCAAGTAATGTCATAGCCATCGGTACAAACGCTTTCTCTGATTGTACATCATTAGAAGGTATCATTTTTCCCAAAAGTATAGAAAATATCGGAAACAATGCATTCTACAATTGTTTCGGCATCGGTTCCATCGTATGCCAAAGCACTATTCCGCCCTACATATCCACTGGTGCCTTCGATGGAGTGCCTAAAGATAATTTTATCGTTGAAGTTCCCGAATCCACTGTTACCGACTACCAAACAGCACCAGGCTGGAACGAATTCAAACGTATCGGCACCCATCACGAACTAATCTGCCGTCCTGCCATTGCCAACGCCCTCAATACCCGCTGTACACGTAATCTGATATTGAATGCAGAAGGCGATTGGGAAGTGACAAGTATGCCCGACTGGTGTAACCTGTCACAAACGAATGGCTCGAAGAAGACGGAGTTGACACTGACTATCGACGAAATGCCTAAGGGTACGACCGAAGGACGTACAGGTGAGATTGTTTTTAAACTGAAAGATAAGTATTACACCACGAAATGCACAGTCAATCAGTATGATTACCAATATGGTGAAGACGAAATCGTGACCCTGCAAAAGGCAACCCAAGGAAACAATGGCGGCATCAATCTTGTGTTCTTGGGCGATGGCTACAATGCCAAGGATATTGCCGAAGGCAACTACTTGAAAACTATCGAGGACCAGGTGGAGCGTTTCTTTGCCATCGAGCCTTACACCACCTATCGCAACTATTTCAATGTGCACACCGCCATTCCCGTCTCATTGGAAAGCGGCATCGGCACAGTCAACACCATTCGCTATACCAAGTTCGAAACCACATTCAGAGGTGGTGTAGGATTGCAGTGCGACTATGATGCAGTGTTTAACTATGCCTTGCGGATTCCGTCTGTGACCCGGGCAAACCTGAATCAGACGCTGATTGTCATGACTCCGAACACGACCGACTATGGCGGCATCTGTAAGATGTGGAGCGATGGTTCCGCCATCGCCTTCTGCCCGGTAAGCAGCGATACATACCCGTATGACGCACGCGGCATTATCCAGCATGAAGCCGGCGGACATGGGTTCGGCAAGTTCGGTGACGAATACATCTATCATAATTCGTTCATTACCTTCTGTGATTGTAATAGAAATCAGTGTTGCAAACACGTCTCCGAATTCAACGGTGCCAAGGCCAATGGTTGGTACGACAATCTTTCACTGACGGGCAAAATGCACGAAGTACCTTGGAGCCACCTGATATTTGACGAACGCTACAGCGACCGGGTGGACATCTACGAAGGCGGATTCATGCACAGCCGTGGGGTATTCCGTTCGGAACAGACCAGCTGCATGAACAATAATATCCCCTACTACAGCACCATCTGCCGCGAGTCTATCGTGAAACGTATCAAGAAGTATGCAGGCGAGACATATTCGTTCGAAGAGTTTGTACAAAAAGACAAGAAAGATGCGGGAGCCATCACACGCGCTATGGATGCCCCGTATGCAGGAAGCCGCGTACATACACATCAATATCCGCCACGGATTCATAAAGGCAGCCCGCTGAAATAG
- a CDS encoding fimbrillin family protein, whose translation MKLHLLGVSCLLALLSACSSGEEEQTKIPEVPSTKQIPITLNCVASTTSTNEMANAGTRVTDWGYESQDKIGLYVVNYNGTTPGTLQNNGNHVNNMRFTYNGTWTPDNEIYWKDESTKADFYCYFPYGTPADVTSYAFSVKEDQSTETAYKASEFLYGKTSGVAPTAEAVNITTKHMFSCAVINVKAGNGFTDETLAQSAISVKMNGIKTGAAIDLVHGTATATGDAHTILPLENGNNRSYKALIVPQTVSGNNFITVNIDNRNFNLKKEFTFVGGKRHTFSVTVSKTSNGINVGIGAWEDDDIDNGGIAE comes from the coding sequence ATGAAACTACATTTATTAGGGGTAAGTTGTCTTTTAGCACTGCTGAGTGCCTGTTCATCAGGGGAAGAGGAACAGACGAAGATACCCGAAGTACCATCCACGAAGCAAATTCCCATTACATTGAATTGCGTGGCAAGCACAACAAGCACCAACGAAATGGCAAATGCCGGCACCCGCGTCACCGATTGGGGTTATGAAAGCCAGGACAAAATCGGACTGTATGTGGTGAACTACAACGGCACAACACCGGGAACATTGCAGAACAACGGCAATCACGTGAACAACATGCGATTCACTTATAACGGAACATGGACACCTGACAACGAAATCTATTGGAAAGATGAAAGCACGAAAGCGGATTTCTACTGTTATTTCCCGTATGGGACGCCTGCCGATGTCACATCTTATGCCTTCTCCGTGAAAGAAGACCAGTCTACCGAAACAGCCTACAAAGCCAGTGAATTCCTCTACGGCAAGACTTCGGGAGTGGCACCTACAGCGGAAGCAGTCAACATCACGACCAAGCACATGTTTAGTTGCGCGGTTATCAATGTCAAGGCAGGCAACGGATTCACAGACGAGACCTTGGCGCAATCGGCAATAAGCGTAAAGATGAACGGAATAAAGACCGGAGCAGCCATCGACCTCGTCCACGGAACTGCCACTGCTACGGGGGATGCCCACACCATCCTTCCGCTCGAGAACGGGAACAACCGCTCGTACAAGGCACTGATTGTCCCTCAAACTGTTTCGGGCAATAATTTTATTACGGTTAATATTGACAACAGAAACTTCAACCTCAAAAAGGAATTTACTTTTGTCGGAGGAAAAAGACATACCTTCTCCGTGACCGTGAGCAAGACCAGCAACGGCATCAATGTGGGAATCGGTGCTTGGGAAGACGATGATATCGACAATGGCGGCATAGCCGAATAA
- the bexA gene encoding multidrug efflux MATE transporter BexA, with the protein MKTKYTYKQIWTIAYPILISLIMEQLIGMTDTAFLGRVGEIELGASAIAGVYYLAIFMLAFGFSIGAQILIARRNGEGNYKEIGSIFYQGVYFLLIVAAILFTLSVVFSPHILKNIISSPHIYDAAESYIHWRVYGFFFSFVGVMFRAFFVGTTQTKTLTLNSIVMVVSNIVFNYILIFGKFGFPQLGIAGAAIGSSLAEMVSVIFFIIYTWKRIDCKKYALNILPKFRVQMLKRILNISVWTMIQNFVSLSTWFMFFLFVEHLGERSLAIANIIRNVSGIPFMIAMAFASTCGSLVSNLIGAGEQDCVRGTIRQHIRIGYMLVIPILVFFCLFPDLILSIYTDMPELREASVHSLWVLCSAYLVLVPANVYFQSVSGTGNTRTALAMELCVLTIYIAYSMYFILYLRMDIAFAWTTESVYGIFTLILCYMYMKKGNWQKKKI; encoded by the coding sequence ATGAAGACTAAATATACTTATAAACAAATATGGACTATCGCCTATCCCATCCTCATCAGTTTGATTATGGAGCAACTGATAGGCATGACGGACACCGCTTTTCTCGGGCGTGTCGGCGAGATTGAACTGGGAGCATCCGCCATTGCCGGTGTATATTACCTTGCTATCTTTATGCTGGCTTTCGGCTTCAGCATCGGAGCCCAGATATTGATTGCCCGTCGCAACGGGGAAGGGAATTACAAAGAGATAGGATCGATCTTCTATCAGGGTGTCTATTTCTTATTGATAGTGGCAGCTATCTTATTCACGCTATCCGTTGTATTCTCACCGCATATATTGAAGAATATCATATCTTCTCCGCACATTTACGATGCAGCCGAAAGTTATATACACTGGAGAGTCTACGGTTTCTTCTTCTCTTTCGTTGGCGTCATGTTCCGTGCGTTCTTCGTAGGAACCACCCAGACCAAGACACTGACATTGAACTCCATTGTGATGGTAGTCTCGAATATAGTATTCAACTATATTCTGATCTTCGGTAAATTCGGTTTCCCACAACTGGGTATTGCCGGTGCCGCCATCGGTTCTTCGTTAGCCGAAATGGTTTCGGTGATTTTCTTCATCATCTATACATGGAAACGGATTGACTGCAAGAAGTATGCACTGAATATCCTGCCAAAATTCCGTGTACAGATGTTGAAACGGATTCTCAACATTTCCGTTTGGACGATGATTCAGAACTTCGTTTCCCTATCGACCTGGTTTATGTTCTTCCTCTTCGTGGAACACTTGGGAGAACGCTCTTTGGCAATAGCCAATATTATCCGTAATGTATCGGGAATTCCGTTTATGATTGCAATGGCTTTCGCCTCTACCTGCGGTTCGCTAGTCAGCAACCTTATCGGTGCAGGCGAACAGGATTGCGTACGGGGGACTATCAGACAGCATATCCGTATCGGATATATGCTCGTAATACCGATATTGGTATTCTTCTGCCTGTTCCCAGACCTGATTCTGAGTATCTATACGGACATGCCTGAATTAAGGGAAGCATCCGTCCACTCTCTTTGGGTGTTATGTTCGGCTTATCTGGTACTAGTCCCCGCCAATGTTTATTTCCAGTCGGTATCAGGTACGGGAAACACCCGCACAGCATTGGCTATGGAACTCTGCGTACTGACCATTTATATCGCTTACTCAATGTACTTTATCCTATATCTGCGGATGGACATCGCATTTGCCTGGACAACGGAGTCTGTATATGGCATTTTCACATTGATACTCTGCTACATGTATATGAAGAAAGGAAACTGGCAGAAAAAGAAGATTTAG